From Agelaius phoeniceus isolate bAgePho1 chromosome 19, bAgePho1.hap1, whole genome shotgun sequence, a single genomic window includes:
- the ARHGDIA gene encoding rho GDP-dissociation inhibitor 1 produces the protein MAEQEPTAEQLAQIAAENEEDEHSVNYKPPAQKSIQEIQELDKDDESLRKYKEALLGAVTVSADPNAPNVVVTKLTLVCATAPGPLELDLTGDLESYKKQSFVLKEGVEYRIKISFRVNREIVSGLKYIQHTFRKGVKIDKTEYMVGSYGPRAEEYEFLTPMEEAPKGMLARGSYNIKSKFTDDDKTDHLSWEWNLTIKKDWKD, from the exons atggcagagcaggagccaacGGCAGAGCAGCTGGCCCAGATTGCAGCGGAGAACGAGGAGGATGAGCACTCTGTCAACTACAAGCCTCCTGCCCAGAAGAGCATCCAGGAGATCCAGGAGCTGGACAAGGACGACGAGAGCCTGCGCAAGTACAAGGAGGCCCTGCTGGGCGCCGTCACTGTCAGCGCAG ATCCCAACGCTCCAAATGTGGTGGTGACCAAACTGACCTTGGTCTGTGCTACTGCTCCAGGCCCCCTGGAGCTGGACCTGAcag GTGATCTGGAAAGCTACAAGAAGCAATCGTTTGTGCTGAAGGAGGGTGTGGAATACCGGATAAAAATCTCCTTTAGG GTAAACAGGGAGATTGTGTCAGGATTGAAGTACATCCAGCACACGTTCCGGAAAGGAGTGAAAA tTGACAAGACCGAGTACATGGTTGGGAGCTATGGCCCCCGAGCAGAGGAGTACGAGTTTCTGACCCCCATGGAAGAGGCCCCCAAGGGCATGCTAGCCCGGGGCAGCTACAACATCAAATCCAAGTTCACAGATGATGATAAGACTGACCACCTGTCCTGGGAGTGGAACCTGACCATCAAGAAGGATTGGAAGGACTAG